A single genomic interval of Chitinophaga sp. 180180018-3 harbors:
- a CDS encoding SusD/RagB family nutrient-binding outer membrane lipoprotein has protein sequence MKNIFYLLLILLLGAGCTKKYKDFNTDPNNATDEDLKHDNLGLGSFLLQMQTKMIPSQTDGNNGDVNSYQLIYSLMGDIYSGQQGASNAFSSNGINNTTYAMIPGWYGAAFPYAYQNEMGPWYQVKTRAATLKASTTYAIAQILKVMAMHRITDTYGPLPYLNFTPGSSSTPYNSQQEIYQSFFRELDSAISVLTTFVGASPDARPLAKYDLIYKGDFNKWLKFANTLKLRLALHVVYADPALAKKAAEEAVAAGVMTSNDDNALLVVDGVSSVNPLYMICYSYGDTRMGANMESFLKGYKDPRISLLFNKGTGALADDYHGIRPGSMFSGHSYDVFSTLNVTAGTPIQWLVAAEAWFLRAEGAVWGWNMNGTAKDLYETGIKTAFAQPIGGTQKAAGDATAYLNDGTNTPAQFVDPITGSNSVKNGDKMLSTITIKWNDSDNNELKQERIITQKWLAIYPDGMEAWTEFRRTGYPKIFQIPRSYGMPTAQLKKGTIRRSPFPQNEYLNNSANVQKGVSLLGGPDNIATTLWWDKK, from the coding sequence ATGAAGAATATATTTTATCTGCTACTGATATTATTGCTGGGAGCTGGCTGTACAAAGAAATACAAGGATTTTAATACAGACCCCAACAACGCCACTGATGAAGATCTGAAGCACGACAACCTGGGACTGGGATCGTTTCTGCTACAGATGCAAACAAAGATGATTCCCTCGCAGACGGATGGTAATAATGGGGATGTAAATAGCTATCAGCTGATATACAGTCTCATGGGAGATATCTATTCGGGCCAGCAGGGAGCCTCGAATGCTTTTAGCAGCAATGGTATCAATAATACCACTTACGCCATGATACCAGGCTGGTATGGAGCGGCATTTCCATATGCCTATCAGAACGAGATGGGTCCCTGGTACCAGGTAAAAACGCGCGCCGCAACATTGAAAGCATCCACTACCTACGCAATAGCGCAGATACTGAAAGTAATGGCCATGCATCGTATTACGGATACTTATGGGCCGCTACCTTATCTCAATTTTACACCCGGCAGTTCATCCACCCCCTACAATTCGCAACAGGAAATCTATCAGTCGTTCTTCAGGGAACTGGACAGCGCCATCAGCGTATTGACCACGTTTGTCGGCGCTTCCCCTGATGCGCGGCCACTGGCTAAGTATGATCTCATCTACAAAGGTGATTTCAATAAGTGGCTGAAGTTTGCGAATACGCTTAAACTGCGTTTAGCCCTTCACGTAGTTTACGCTGATCCTGCGCTGGCTAAAAAGGCTGCAGAAGAAGCAGTGGCAGCCGGAGTAATGACATCCAACGATGATAACGCATTGCTGGTAGTAGACGGCGTATCTTCTGTAAATCCACTTTACATGATCTGCTATTCGTATGGGGATACCCGTATGGGGGCCAATATGGAATCTTTCCTGAAAGGATATAAAGATCCACGTATCAGCCTGTTGTTTAACAAGGGCACCGGAGCTCTGGCAGACGATTACCATGGGATTCGGCCTGGCAGTATGTTTTCAGGACATAGCTACGATGTGTTTTCTACACTCAACGTTACAGCCGGTACGCCTATTCAATGGTTGGTGGCAGCAGAAGCCTGGTTCCTGCGGGCAGAGGGCGCTGTATGGGGGTGGAATATGAATGGCACAGCGAAGGATTTGTATGAAACCGGGATCAAAACTGCTTTTGCTCAGCCAATTGGCGGTACGCAGAAAGCGGCTGGCGATGCTACGGCTTATCTGAATGATGGTACAAACACGCCCGCGCAATTTGTAGATCCGATAACAGGAAGTAACAGTGTGAAGAACGGTGATAAGATGCTAAGTACGATTACTATAAAATGGAATGACAGCGATAATAATGAACTTAAACAAGAGAGAATCATTACACAGAAATGGCTCGCGATATATCCCGATGGAATGGAAGCATGGACGGAGTTCCGGAGAACAGGTTATCCTAAAATATTTCAAATACCACGGAGTTATGGGATGCCGACCGCTCAGCTGAAGAAAGGTACTATCCGGCGAAGCCCTTTCCCGCAAAACGAATACCTGAACAATAGCGCTAATGTACAGAAAGGAGTATCACTGCTGGGAGGGCCTGATAACATCGCAACTACGCTTTGGTGGGATAAAAAATAA
- a CDS encoding SusC/RagA family TonB-linked outer membrane protein: MNFSPTSGSSCCTGRCSLLPGGKSFMLLLFISLMMSVQAIAQGITLDVKRQPLPVILDAISKQTGLRVFYNESMLKDAKPLSLSVKNAPLETVLDRCLKDLPLTYKVVDKVIVLKDKDAQAQQTAPEQQVTDVRGRVLIERNQPAIGATITLKNQTGQGKGAVANVNGEFRIRAAAGDVLIVSFMGYETREVTVDSSAALTIVLQPSSKVLNQVVVTALGIRQENRALSYNVQEIKGEEVTRVPNASFVNSLAGKVAGVTINGSASGIGGSTRVVMRGDKSLRADGNNNALYVLDGIPLPNLFSSNSVRSNGIYGGKDGGDGISSINPEDIASLSVLTGAASSALYGGMAANGAVLITTKNGAAGKPRVSYANNTTFFRPFVLPEFQQNYGASSPGTFDSWGDKLEKPSTFSPKDFFQTGNNETNSISVSSGGEKNITYFSASASNANGIVPNNTFDRYNLTFRNTSYYLDNKLSLDLTGMYIRTKNQNMISQGQYFNPLVPLYLFPRGEDMEKYKLYERYDVVRGFKTQWWPYGSMGLAMQNPYWTVNRDFNRMDKERYILGAALKYKVLDWLDVMGRVRTDNNNAANQVTNYASTLPLLASNSDNGSYLDLTTRTRQTYADVLVSANKTFHSWGLMANAGASLLDSRMSVSGNADVASNGAPLSKVPNLFTSSNVIPQPLPGSQPVISQIQSVYATAQLNYKKMLFLDLTGRNEWPSQLAYSSSTSLFYPSVGLSAVLSDMFNVSPAVLSYLKVRGSYSEVGNPPLPYDAHPGYTTTVAGPGLNRDLPFNLVPERTKSTEAGINASFWHDKINLTVTGYNANTYNQIFVFLAPDGSGYANFKVNAGRVRNRGIEASLGYNGNIGPVKWNANATFTMNRNKIMELAENAVNPFNNQRLKRDTFYMAGIGSASSAAVKNGSIGDIFVNSLVRDPEGYIYQDPSTHGYRVDNTNLIYAGNPNPRYNIGFRNGFSYKQFNFSFLVDARIGGEVVSATQALMDGFGTSKASGNARDKGGVLINGYPSDAKTYYQAVGLGTGVLSQYVYSATNVRLREAALSYTIPARVFADKLRDVTVSVIGNNLFMFYNKAPFDPESTASTGTYFQGIDYFMMPSLRSFGFSVKVNL, translated from the coding sequence ATGAATTTTAGCCCGACTTCAGGATCGTCTTGTTGCACTGGTCGCTGTAGCCTTCTACCCGGTGGGAAGTCGTTCATGCTGCTGTTATTCATTAGCCTGATGATGAGCGTTCAGGCCATAGCGCAGGGAATCACGCTGGATGTAAAACGGCAGCCATTGCCGGTTATACTGGATGCTATCAGTAAGCAAACCGGACTTCGCGTTTTCTACAATGAAAGTATGCTGAAAGATGCTAAGCCGTTGAGCTTATCTGTAAAGAATGCTCCCCTGGAAACGGTATTGGATCGCTGTTTAAAGGATCTGCCTTTAACTTATAAGGTGGTGGATAAAGTGATTGTATTAAAAGACAAAGACGCGCAGGCACAACAAACGGCCCCGGAACAGCAGGTAACTGATGTCAGAGGCCGGGTGCTGATAGAGCGTAACCAACCAGCCATCGGCGCCACCATTACCCTGAAAAATCAAACAGGTCAGGGTAAGGGCGCCGTGGCAAATGTAAACGGTGAATTCAGGATCAGGGCTGCTGCCGGTGATGTATTGATCGTTTCTTTCATGGGCTATGAAACCCGTGAGGTAACGGTAGACTCATCTGCCGCACTCACGATTGTGTTGCAGCCTTCCAGTAAAGTACTGAACCAGGTAGTGGTAACGGCATTGGGTATACGCCAGGAGAACAGGGCGCTCTCCTATAATGTGCAGGAAATTAAAGGAGAGGAAGTTACCAGGGTGCCTAATGCAAGTTTTGTGAATAGCCTGGCAGGAAAGGTTGCCGGTGTCACCATCAACGGGAGCGCGTCGGGGATAGGCGGTTCTACGAGGGTGGTGATGCGTGGCGACAAATCACTCCGGGCAGATGGTAACAACAACGCATTGTACGTACTGGATGGTATTCCTTTACCCAATCTGTTCTCTTCCAATAGTGTAAGATCAAATGGTATTTATGGTGGGAAAGATGGTGGGGATGGTATTTCCTCCATCAACCCGGAAGATATTGCAAGTCTTTCCGTACTAACCGGTGCTGCTTCTTCCGCATTATACGGGGGCATGGCAGCCAACGGCGCCGTACTCATCACCACAAAAAATGGCGCCGCCGGGAAACCACGGGTCAGCTATGCAAACAACACTACTTTTTTCCGACCTTTTGTGTTGCCTGAATTCCAGCAAAATTACGGTGCTTCATCACCCGGAACTTTCGATAGCTGGGGCGATAAGCTGGAAAAGCCTTCCACATTTTCGCCGAAAGATTTCTTTCAGACGGGCAATAACGAAACCAACAGCATCAGCGTATCGTCTGGCGGAGAAAAGAATATCACCTACTTTTCCGCGTCCGCATCCAATGCTAATGGAATTGTCCCCAACAATACGTTCGACAGATACAATCTTACTTTCCGCAACACCTCATACTACCTCGATAACAAACTGAGCCTGGACCTAACGGGAATGTACATACGCACTAAGAATCAGAATATGATTTCTCAGGGGCAGTATTTCAATCCCCTGGTGCCATTGTATCTTTTTCCCCGTGGCGAGGATATGGAAAAATACAAACTGTATGAGCGTTACGATGTAGTGCGTGGTTTCAAAACCCAGTGGTGGCCGTATGGCTCTATGGGCCTCGCGATGCAGAATCCATACTGGACAGTGAACCGTGATTTCAACCGGATGGATAAGGAACGCTACATACTCGGTGCTGCATTAAAGTATAAGGTGTTGGATTGGCTGGATGTAATGGGAAGAGTCAGAACTGATAACAACAATGCGGCCAACCAGGTTACGAACTATGCTTCCACCTTACCATTGCTGGCTTCCAATTCTGACAATGGTTCCTATCTTGACCTCACTACCCGCACCCGGCAAACCTACGCAGATGTGCTGGTGTCTGCGAACAAAACATTCCATTCCTGGGGCCTGATGGCCAATGCCGGCGCCAGTTTGCTCGATAGCCGCATGTCTGTTTCCGGTAATGCGGATGTTGCCAGCAACGGAGCACCGCTGTCGAAAGTGCCGAATCTTTTTACGTCGAGTAACGTCATACCACAGCCTCTTCCGGGAAGTCAGCCGGTGATCAGCCAGATACAATCTGTATACGCCACTGCGCAGCTTAATTATAAAAAGATGCTCTTCCTCGATCTGACAGGCAGAAACGAATGGCCTTCCCAGCTGGCTTACAGCAGTAGTACATCGTTGTTCTATCCCTCCGTTGGATTGTCGGCCGTACTCTCAGATATGTTCAATGTATCACCTGCCGTACTTTCCTATCTGAAGGTAAGAGGATCCTATAGCGAAGTGGGCAATCCTCCGTTGCCATACGATGCACATCCGGGATATACTACCACCGTGGCCGGCCCGGGCCTGAACCGCGACCTTCCCTTCAACCTTGTTCCGGAAAGAACGAAATCCACCGAAGCCGGTATCAACGCCAGTTTCTGGCACGATAAGATCAATCTTACTGTCACTGGTTATAATGCCAATACGTACAATCAGATATTCGTATTCCTGGCGCCGGATGGCAGTGGTTATGCCAATTTCAAAGTAAACGCAGGAAGAGTGAGAAACAGGGGGATCGAGGCATCACTCGGATACAACGGTAATATCGGTCCGGTGAAATGGAATGCAAACGCCACCTTTACCATGAACCGCAATAAGATCATGGAACTGGCTGAAAATGCCGTTAATCCTTTCAATAATCAGAGACTTAAACGGGATACCTTCTATATGGCCGGCATAGGTTCCGCCTCTTCTGCTGCCGTGAAAAACGGATCTATCGGGGATATTTTTGTGAACAGTCTTGTAAGGGATCCGGAAGGATATATCTACCAGGACCCGTCTACCCACGGTTACCGGGTAGATAACACCAATCTTATTTACGCCGGCAATCCCAATCCCCGCTATAACATTGGGTTCAGAAATGGGTTCTCCTATAAGCAATTCAATTTCAGTTTCCTGGTGGATGCAAGAATAGGGGGAGAAGTAGTGTCTGCTACACAGGCGCTGATGGATGGTTTCGGTACCTCCAAAGCCAGCGGGAATGCACGCGACAAGGGAGGCGTCCTCATCAACGGTTATCCTTCCGACGCCAAAACTTATTATCAGGCCGTTGGTTTAGGCACCGGCGTATTGTCGCAATACGTTTACAGCGCCACCAATGTACGGTTGAGAGAAGCTGCCCTGAGTTACACCATCCCGGCCAGGGTATTCGCAGACAAGCTTCGGGATGTTACGGTATCGGTCATAGGGAACAATCTGTTTATGTTCTATAACAAGGCACCTTTCGATCCTGAAAGTACGGCATCTACGGGCACCTATTTCCAGGGAATAGATTATTTCATGATGCCCAGCCTCAGAAGCTTTGGCTTTAGTGTGAAAGTGAATTTATAG
- a CDS encoding 1,4-beta-xylanase: MKKNRFTISRRLRLLPVFLFFFISTYSQNKWSAEKANEWYAGHKWLSGANYIPSNAINQLEMWQAPTFSPDLIDKELALAEDIGFNTMRVFLHSVAWKQDPKGFKDRVDRFLSISAKHGIQPLFVFFDDCWNKDPKPGTQPAPKTGVHNSGWVQDPGDPAYMDKSNFPELEKYVKDILKTFAHDKRILGWDLYNEPANSGKLNNTLPLLEAIFSWARVVNPDQPVTSGVWKLDLDQLSTFQITHSDIITYHCYEDPGKHEALVQTLKAFGRPVICTEYMARTRNSRFSNTMPMLKKENVGAINWGFVEGKTNTIYEWNHVIPDGSQPDEWFHDIYRKDFTPYRKDETDLIRKLNKTN, from the coding sequence ATGAAAAAAAACAGATTCACTATTTCGCGCAGATTGCGATTGCTACCCGTCTTTCTTTTCTTCTTTATTTCTACCTATTCACAAAATAAATGGTCAGCTGAAAAAGCCAATGAATGGTATGCCGGTCATAAATGGCTGAGCGGTGCTAATTATATTCCCTCCAATGCTATTAATCAACTGGAGATGTGGCAGGCGCCGACTTTCAGCCCTGATTTGATCGATAAGGAACTTGCGCTGGCGGAAGATATTGGCTTTAACACCATGCGGGTGTTCCTGCACAGTGTTGCCTGGAAACAGGATCCGAAGGGATTTAAAGACAGGGTCGACCGCTTTCTATCTATCTCTGCAAAACATGGTATACAACCACTGTTTGTTTTTTTTGACGACTGCTGGAACAAAGATCCTAAGCCAGGTACGCAGCCGGCGCCTAAAACAGGTGTCCACAACTCAGGCTGGGTACAGGATCCGGGTGATCCGGCTTACATGGATAAATCCAATTTTCCGGAATTGGAAAAATATGTAAAAGATATCCTCAAAACATTTGCTCACGATAAACGCATATTGGGCTGGGACCTTTACAATGAGCCCGCCAATAGCGGTAAGTTAAACAACACGTTGCCGCTGCTCGAAGCCATCTTCTCGTGGGCAAGAGTTGTAAACCCGGATCAGCCGGTCACTTCCGGCGTGTGGAAATTAGACCTCGACCAACTGAGTACCTTCCAGATTACGCATTCCGATATTATCACGTATCACTGTTACGAAGATCCGGGTAAGCACGAAGCGCTGGTGCAGACCCTGAAAGCCTTTGGCCGGCCGGTGATCTGTACCGAGTATATGGCCCGCACCCGCAACAGCCGTTTTTCCAATACCATGCCTATGCTGAAAAAAGAAAATGTGGGCGCCATTAACTGGGGCTTTGTAGAAGGGAAAACGAATACGATTTATGAGTGGAACCATGTTATTCCTGATGGCAGCCAGCCGGATGAATGGTTTCATGATATTTACAGGAAGGACTTTACGCCTTACCGTAAAGATGAAACGGATTTGATCAGGAAGCTGAATAAAACGAATTGA
- a CDS encoding glycoside hydrolase family 18, translated as MKIILRFALILLLIPAGEACKKQNEPAAIALQHPKVLTDQYLEALRAYKKSDHQVAFGWFGNSGGDGKSPAMNVRWESIPDSMDIVSFWGGMPADSSPQMAAMRFAQEKKGTKMVQVTFTNDPFFTHYGGGDFLKKYKDPGDEATLIQGFELVAKALADEVNKNRMDGIDLDHEPHVCGCSNWTTVYTPRNFGLFLKALSKYFGPKSGTGKLLIVDGEIDQVPADAGAGLSYAISQAYGTSSPGSINGRYGAVSGWLPPEKYIVTENFEDFWKTGGVDYNDPVRGKIPSLLGMAYWQPAAGRKGGMGAYHAEYEYANPTMPYLYMRQAIQIMNPAVR; from the coding sequence ATGAAAATAATACTGCGTTTTGCACTTATCCTCTTACTCATACCAGCGGGCGAAGCATGCAAAAAACAGAATGAACCAGCCGCTATCGCGCTGCAACATCCGAAAGTATTGACGGACCAATACCTCGAAGCATTGCGCGCATATAAAAAATCCGATCACCAGGTAGCGTTCGGATGGTTCGGCAACAGCGGCGGCGACGGCAAATCACCGGCAATGAATGTACGCTGGGAAAGCATCCCCGATAGTATGGATATCGTCAGCTTCTGGGGTGGTATGCCGGCAGACAGCAGTCCGCAAATGGCTGCCATGCGCTTTGCCCAGGAAAAGAAAGGCACTAAAATGGTACAGGTGACATTTACCAATGATCCATTCTTTACGCATTACGGTGGGGGCGACTTTCTCAAAAAATACAAGGATCCTGGCGATGAGGCAACACTGATACAGGGCTTTGAACTGGTGGCTAAGGCATTGGCCGACGAAGTGAATAAGAACCGCATGGACGGCATTGATCTGGATCATGAACCACATGTTTGCGGTTGCAGTAACTGGACTACGGTGTACACCCCACGTAATTTCGGATTGTTTCTCAAGGCACTGTCTAAGTACTTTGGACCGAAATCAGGTACCGGGAAACTATTGATCGTAGATGGAGAAATAGATCAGGTACCTGCAGATGCGGGCGCGGGGCTTAGCTATGCCATATCACAGGCTTATGGTACAAGCAGCCCGGGCAGCATCAACGGTCGCTATGGTGCTGTGTCAGGATGGCTGCCCCCGGAAAAGTATATCGTAACGGAAAATTTCGAAGACTTCTGGAAAACCGGCGGCGTGGATTACAATGATCCGGTCAGAGGCAAGATACCTTCATTGCTGGGAATGGCTTACTGGCAGCCGGCTGCAGGCAGAAAAGGTGGAATGGGCGCTTATCATGCGGAGTATGAATATGCCAATCCCACCATGCCATATCTGTATATGCGGCAGGCTATTCAAATCATGAATCCTGCCGTGCGGTAA
- a CDS encoding RNA polymerase sigma-70 factor, translated as MQSNRELALLVAQDDRQAYNQLYSNFYKPVYAVMLQYTKNAEDAEDILQLTFLRLWEKRQELPAVKSLEDWIFIIARNEFLNKFRKRRSESTYRQYLLQVFSEEYQSPEELLITRQREELLEKAIASLPERQREAFLLCRQKGFTYEKAAVVMNVSRETVKEHMSRGLKSLKSFLLANLESIRMFI; from the coding sequence ATGCAAAGTAACAGGGAGTTGGCATTATTGGTAGCCCAGGATGACCGGCAGGCATACAACCAGCTGTATAGTAATTTCTATAAGCCTGTTTATGCGGTGATGTTACAGTATACAAAGAATGCCGAAGATGCGGAAGATATTCTGCAGCTTACGTTTCTCCGGCTTTGGGAAAAACGGCAGGAGTTACCTGCAGTAAAATCGCTTGAAGACTGGATCTTTATTATTGCCCGAAACGAATTCCTGAATAAATTCCGGAAGAGAAGATCGGAAAGTACTTACCGGCAATATCTGTTACAGGTATTTTCGGAAGAATATCAATCGCCGGAGGAATTGCTGATCACCCGTCAGCGGGAAGAGTTATTGGAAAAGGCTATTGCTTCCCTTCCGGAACGCCAGCGCGAAGCCTTTCTGCTATGCCGCCAGAAAGGATTTACTTACGAGAAAGCAGCTGTAGTAATGAACGTTTCCCGGGAAACGGTAAAGGAACATATGTCCCGGGGCTTAAAGAGCCTCAAAAGCTTTCTGTTGGCCAATTTAGAGAGTATCAGGATGTTCATTTAA
- a CDS encoding FecR domain-containing protein: MTAADFIKLIEGFKNQSLSARELEEFLDASKDPVFERLLASSLQDDLKSAWAAHQQEKAIPPAETTVVHIRRSWRGAAAAVAILLAGAFYFIYRHQHSVKEPLLAHQTAGSGRSNGKNVILTIGNRPPIVLDSAGNGLVTTLGNTVINNTKGQLVYESNGESMPVDNRVETPAGTQYSVVLPDGTKAWLNAGSSLTFPSSFTGKERIVSMTGEVYFEVAQNAAMPFGVNVDNTTQIKVLGTSFNINAYREEGNVSTTLLEGAVQVNNGTNSQQLAPGQQARVGNDGKIALIRHVNTEQVLGWKNGYFIFSGVNIEHVMNQFHRWYNVEVEYKGNKPTDLFTGSIPLSSSLEQALQILEYSRVHYQLSGNKIVILPTNERKSTTEEAGK, from the coding sequence ATGACAGCAGCAGATTTTATAAAGTTGATAGAAGGGTTTAAAAACCAGTCACTTTCTGCCCGGGAATTAGAAGAATTTCTGGATGCTTCGAAAGATCCGGTTTTTGAACGGCTGCTGGCATCTTCTCTGCAGGACGACCTGAAAAGCGCATGGGCTGCACATCAGCAGGAGAAAGCAATACCACCTGCTGAAACAACGGTAGTGCATATACGCAGATCGTGGCGGGGTGCTGCAGCAGCTGTTGCCATACTGCTGGCCGGAGCATTTTACTTCATTTACCGCCATCAACATTCTGTCAAAGAACCTTTGCTGGCTCATCAGACAGCAGGATCCGGCAGAAGCAATGGTAAAAATGTTATACTGACTATAGGCAACCGCCCACCGATCGTGTTGGATAGCGCCGGCAATGGCCTGGTTACCACGTTGGGAAATACGGTCATTAATAATACAAAAGGACAGCTCGTGTATGAATCGAACGGGGAAAGCATGCCGGTCGATAACCGGGTAGAAACGCCCGCCGGAACCCAGTACAGCGTGGTGCTGCCAGATGGTACCAAAGCCTGGCTGAATGCGGGTTCTTCGCTGACTTTCCCTTCCTCCTTTACGGGCAAAGAGCGCATTGTTTCCATGACAGGCGAAGTATATTTTGAAGTAGCACAAAATGCAGCGATGCCTTTTGGCGTGAATGTCGATAATACCACTCAAATAAAAGTACTGGGCACAAGCTTCAATATAAACGCTTACCGTGAGGAAGGAAATGTCAGCACTACCTTGCTGGAAGGAGCGGTACAGGTCAATAATGGCACAAACTCGCAGCAACTGGCCCCGGGACAGCAGGCGCGTGTCGGCAACGATGGTAAAATAGCGCTGATCCGGCATGTCAATACCGAACAGGTGTTGGGCTGGAAAAACGGATACTTTATCTTTTCCGGTGTTAATATAGAGCACGTCATGAATCAGTTTCACAGATGGTACAATGTGGAAGTGGAGTACAAGGGAAATAAACCAACTGACCTGTTTACGGGAAGCATACCGCTGTCGTCTTCTCTGGAACAGGCATTACAAATCCTGGAGTATAGCAGGGTACATTATCAACTAAGCGGAAATAAGATTGTCATATTACCAACCAACGAAAGGAAGAGTACTACAGAAGAAGCAGGTAAATAA